One window of the Halorussus sp. MSC15.2 genome contains the following:
- a CDS encoding ABC transporter permease — MSAGHLYLFTRASLFKSLILMRRYLFNTVAQIVSMYMLFAVMFFGGQQVAGAAITESIDGIIVGYFLWMLIMSAYSSIAGNITNEAQWGTLEQLYMSPLGFDRVVGVKTVVNVAVSLLVSTTLLVLMLATMEVVSGGVALSLDPLTVVPIVVLTLAPAVGLGYIFGGLALLYKRVESAFQLMQFAFVGLVAAPVEQFPLFKFAPFSLGSYLLREAMGQQKSLLELPAADLGLLVAVGVVYLGIGYGAFRFVQRTARERGVLGEY, encoded by the coding sequence ATGAGCGCGGGACATCTCTACCTCTTCACGCGAGCGTCGCTGTTCAAGTCGCTCATCCTGATGCGGCGCTACCTCTTCAACACGGTCGCCCAAATCGTCAGCATGTACATGCTGTTCGCGGTCATGTTCTTCGGCGGCCAACAGGTCGCTGGCGCGGCCATCACCGAGTCGATAGACGGCATCATCGTGGGATACTTCCTCTGGATGCTCATCATGAGCGCCTACTCGTCCATCGCAGGTAACATCACGAACGAAGCCCAGTGGGGGACGCTCGAACAGCTCTACATGTCACCGCTCGGATTCGACCGAGTCGTCGGCGTCAAGACAGTGGTCAACGTCGCCGTGAGCCTGCTCGTCTCGACGACGCTGCTCGTCTTGATGCTCGCGACGATGGAGGTGGTGTCGGGCGGTGTCGCGCTGAGCCTCGACCCCCTCACCGTCGTCCCGATAGTCGTCCTGACGCTGGCCCCCGCGGTCGGACTGGGGTACATCTTCGGCGGTCTCGCCCTCCTGTACAAACGGGTCGAGAGCGCGTTCCAACTCATGCAGTTCGCGTTCGTCGGTCTCGTTGCGGCTCCCGTCGAGCAGTTCCCGCTGTTCAAGTTCGCGCCGTTCTCGCTCGGTAGCTACCTGCTCCGCGAGGCGATGGGTCAGCAAAAGAGCCTGCTGGAGCTCCCGGCCGCTGACCTCGGACTCCTCGTCGCCGTGGGCGTCGTCTACCTCGGAATCGGGTACGGCGCGTTTCGGTTCGTCCAGCGGACGGCGCGTGAGCGAGGCGTACTGGGCGAATACTAA
- a CDS encoding DHH family phosphoesterase, translated as MVSRLVLGCGTVGQNIVEALADGPGSLLVVDDAENRIEALREEGVSATLGDPTDRETVRASADEPDMVVVADCDSETNRRATELAVELFPDAYVVSYLGRDYDSDQRERIVALADRVIDPNEAIVQQVLGVSLGEHADLTANLQRTLRSIDGTLAVFMHDNPDPDAIASAVALCRIAEEVGVDAVPCYFGEISHQENRAFVNLLELDLRNLEAGPELDLSEFGGIALVDHSRPGVNDQLPTDTVVDIVVDHHPPKEPVEAGFVDLRSDVGATSTLLSEHIQRLGIDLSESVATGLLYGIRVDTKDFSREVSTADFEAASFLLPHADVGTLERVESPSVSADTFETMARAIDNRRVEGTVLATCVGKLSDRDALAQAADQLLDMEGITTTLVYGFRDGTVFVSARARGTAIDLGETVRAAFGQIGSAGGHADMAGAQISLGLLGEVEKEEESSLTDIVSDVITDRFFETIQSSPETDSEYARGGEASFETTVVERED; from the coding sequence ATGGTCTCCCGGTTGGTGTTGGGGTGTGGAACCGTCGGTCAGAACATCGTAGAGGCGTTAGCCGACGGTCCCGGGAGTCTGTTGGTCGTCGACGACGCCGAGAACCGCATCGAGGCGCTCCGCGAGGAGGGCGTGTCGGCGACGCTCGGCGACCCGACCGACCGCGAGACGGTGCGAGCGAGCGCTGACGAACCCGACATGGTCGTCGTCGCGGACTGCGACTCCGAGACCAATCGGCGAGCCACGGAACTCGCGGTCGAGTTGTTCCCCGACGCGTACGTCGTCAGTTACCTCGGCAGAGACTACGACTCCGACCAGCGCGAGCGCATCGTCGCGCTGGCCGACCGGGTCATCGACCCGAACGAGGCCATCGTCCAGCAGGTGTTGGGGGTCTCGCTCGGCGAACACGCGGACCTGACGGCGAACCTCCAGCGGACGCTCCGGTCGATAGACGGGACGCTGGCCGTCTTCATGCACGACAACCCCGACCCCGACGCCATCGCCAGCGCGGTGGCGCTCTGTCGCATCGCGGAGGAGGTCGGCGTCGATGCGGTTCCCTGCTACTTCGGCGAGATATCCCATCAGGAGAACCGGGCGTTCGTCAACCTGCTCGAACTGGACCTCCGGAATCTCGAGGCGGGACCCGAACTCGACCTCTCGGAGTTCGGGGGCATCGCGCTGGTGGACCACTCTCGCCCCGGCGTCAACGACCAACTCCCGACCGACACCGTCGTGGACATCGTGGTGGACCACCACCCGCCGAAGGAACCGGTCGAAGCGGGGTTCGTGGACCTCCGGAGCGACGTCGGTGCGACTTCCACCCTGTTGTCCGAGCACATCCAACGGCTCGGTATCGACCTCTCGGAGTCGGTGGCGACCGGTCTCCTCTACGGTATCCGCGTCGATACGAAGGACTTCTCCCGGGAAGTCTCGACGGCCGACTTCGAGGCCGCCTCTTTCCTGCTTCCCCACGCCGACGTTGGGACACTGGAGCGCGTCGAGAGTCCGTCGGTCAGTGCCGACACGTTCGAGACGATGGCGCGGGCCATCGACAACCGCCGGGTCGAAGGCACCGTGCTGGCGACCTGCGTCGGAAAGCTCTCGGACCGCGACGCGCTCGCGCAGGCGGCCGACCAACTCCTCGACATGGAAGGGATAACCACGACGCTGGTGTACGGGTTCCGCGACGGGACGGTGTTCGTCTCCGCGCGCGCCCGCGGAACCGCCATCGACCTCGGCGAGACGGTGCGGGCGGCGTTCGGCCAAATCGGGAGCGCGGGCGGCCACGCCGACATGGCGGGTGCTCAGATTTCGCTCGGTCTGCTCGGCGAAGTCGAGAAGGAAGAGGAGTCCTCGCTGACCGACATCGTCAGCGACGTGATTACGGACCGCTTCTTCGAGACGATTCAGTCGTCGCCAGAGACCGACAGCGAGTACGCCCGGGGCGGCGAGGCGAGTTTCGAAACGACCGTCGTCGAACGCGAGGACTGA
- a CDS encoding ABC transporter ATP-binding protein has translation MDSPEHRQENPVLSVDGLRKTYGDGSVVAVDDVSFSVERGSVVGLLGPNGAGKTSTIKSILGIVLPEEGDVEVDGVNVHDESSETYRKVSAVLEGARNVYWRLTVKENLSFFSQLQGIDPRDHREEHEELLELLNIDHKADEVVKNLSRGMKQKTALACALVRQTPVLFLDEPTLGLDVEASHDLRQELDRLVTQENRTVILSSHDMDVVQDLCDRVIIMDDGEIVTDESVSELVDLFQTESYEVVVEDDAPTAAQRALEREFDVNEWRERGDWMVCEVSMTERERVHDLMAVLEEFDLTPRSVSVVQPDLEEVFLEVTADGADETRTDDAPEMVETRA, from the coding sequence ATGGATTCACCAGAACACAGACAGGAAAATCCAGTCCTCTCGGTCGATGGACTCCGAAAGACGTACGGCGACGGCAGTGTGGTCGCCGTCGACGACGTGTCGTTCTCCGTCGAACGCGGCTCCGTCGTCGGACTCCTCGGACCGAACGGAGCCGGAAAGACCTCGACCATCAAATCCATCCTCGGTATCGTCCTTCCAGAAGAGGGTGACGTCGAAGTCGATGGCGTGAACGTCCACGACGAGAGCAGCGAGACCTACCGGAAAGTGAGCGCCGTCCTCGAAGGCGCTCGAAACGTCTACTGGCGGTTGACAGTCAAGGAGAACCTCTCGTTCTTCTCGCAGCTACAGGGCATCGACCCGCGAGACCACCGCGAGGAGCACGAGGAGTTGCTGGAATTACTGAACATCGACCACAAGGCCGACGAGGTGGTCAAGAACCTCTCGCGGGGCATGAAACAGAAGACTGCACTGGCCTGTGCGCTCGTCCGCCAGACGCCGGTCCTCTTTCTGGACGAACCGACGCTCGGACTCGACGTGGAGGCGTCTCACGACCTACGGCAGGAACTCGACCGACTCGTTACTCAGGAGAATCGGACGGTCATCCTGAGCAGCCACGACATGGACGTGGTGCAGGACCTCTGTGACCGCGTCATCATCATGGACGACGGGGAAATCGTGACCGACGAGTCCGTCTCGGAACTCGTAGACCTGTTCCAGACCGAATCGTACGAAGTCGTGGTCGAAGACGACGCTCCGACGGCGGCGCAGCGAGCGCTCGAACGTGAGTTCGACGTGAACGAGTGGCGCGAGCGCGGCGACTGGATGGTCTGTGAGGTTTCGATGACCGAACGCGAGCGGGTCCACGACCTGATGGCCGTTCTCGAGGAGTTCGACCTGACGCCCCGGTCGGTGTCGGTCGTCCAACCCGACCTCGAAGAGGTCTTCCTCGAAGTGACCGCCGACGGCGCCGACGAGACCAGAACGGACGACGCGCCCGAGATGGTGGAGACCCGAGCATGA
- a CDS encoding NuoM family protein has protein sequence MWIEALIAVTMLSALVVFVAPNKVAEKLAFALSLLPLAGSLWMYSTYEASGNALLEGSELAFEESFTWVTAGPYALNWHVGLDGISMPLVALTTVLTSLALLASWTPIDERQSQFYGLMLFLEASLLGVFSALDFFQWFVFWEMVLVPMYVLIGVWGGPRRKYAAIKMFVYTNIASLVMFIGFIALVFGLGDSVTTLDLPAVAQALRAGELGSLGPVGAGTLKTVAFVAMFAGFAVKVPVVPFHTWLPDAHVEAPTPVSIMLAGVLLKMGTYALLRFNFTMLPEVAQNNAPIIALFAVISVIYGAMLALAQSDLKRIVAYSSVSSMGYVILGLVAYTLYGMGGATFQMVAHGLISGLMFMSVGVIYNTTHTRMVSDMSGLASKMPITVAVFVAGAFGYMGLPLMAGFAAELFIFLGSFGAFAGSVWFTAAAMFGIVVVAGYLLFAMQRTLFGPFELETDYEVGPASFHDVAPLVVLILLVILLGVEPSIFYTMIQDAVNPLVPAAGGGV, from the coding sequence ATGTGGATTGAAGCACTTATCGCGGTCACGATGCTGAGCGCGCTCGTGGTGTTCGTCGCCCCGAACAAGGTGGCGGAGAAGCTCGCGTTCGCGCTCAGTCTGCTCCCGCTCGCCGGGAGCCTCTGGATGTACAGCACGTACGAGGCCAGCGGTAACGCCCTCTTGGAGGGTAGCGAACTGGCCTTCGAAGAGAGCTTCACGTGGGTCACGGCGGGACCGTACGCGCTCAACTGGCACGTCGGTCTCGACGGTATCAGCATGCCGCTGGTCGCGCTGACCACGGTACTCACGTCGCTGGCGCTGCTGGCGTCGTGGACACCCATCGACGAGCGTCAGAGCCAGTTCTACGGCCTGATGCTCTTCCTCGAAGCCAGCCTGCTGGGCGTCTTCTCGGCGCTCGACTTCTTCCAGTGGTTCGTCTTCTGGGAGATGGTGCTGGTGCCGATGTACGTCCTCATCGGCGTCTGGGGCGGTCCGCGCCGCAAGTACGCGGCCATCAAGATGTTCGTCTACACGAACATCGCCTCGCTCGTGATGTTCATCGGGTTCATCGCGCTGGTGTTCGGTCTCGGCGACTCGGTGACGACCCTCGACCTGCCCGCCGTCGCGCAGGCGCTACGCGCGGGCGAACTCGGTAGTCTGGGACCGGTCGGCGCGGGTACCCTGAAGACGGTGGCGTTCGTCGCCATGTTCGCCGGATTCGCGGTGAAGGTCCCGGTCGTTCCGTTCCACACGTGGCTGCCGGACGCCCACGTCGAGGCCCCGACGCCGGTCTCCATCATGCTTGCCGGGGTCCTGCTGAAGATGGGTACGTACGCCCTGCTCCGGTTCAACTTCACGATGCTGCCGGAGGTCGCGCAGAACAACGCGCCCATCATCGCGCTGTTCGCGGTGATTAGCGTCATCTACGGCGCGATGCTGGCGCTGGCTCAGTCGGACCTCAAGCGCATCGTGGCGTACTCCTCGGTCTCTTCGATGGGGTACGTCATCCTCGGTCTCGTCGCCTACACGCTGTACGGCATGGGCGGTGCGACCTTCCAGATGGTCGCCCACGGTCTCATCTCGGGACTGATGTTCATGTCGGTCGGCGTCATCTACAACACGACTCACACCCGGATGGTCTCGGACATGTCCGGACTGGCGAGCAAGATGCCCATCACCGTGGCCGTGTTCGTCGCGGGCGCGTTCGGTTACATGGGCCTGCCGCTGATGGCCGGATTCGCCGCGGAGCTGTTCATCTTCCTCGGCTCATTCGGCGCGTTCGCCGGCTCGGTGTGGTTCACGGCCGCCGCGATGTTCGGCATCGTCGTGGTCGCGGGCTACCTGCTGTTCGCCATGCAGCGCACGCTGTTCGGTCCGTTCGAGTTGGAGACCGACTACGAGGTCGGTCCGGCCTCGTTCCACGACGTGGCCCCCCTCGTGGTCCTCATCCTGCTGGTCATCCTGCTGGGCGTCGAACCGAGCATCTTCTACACGATGATTCAGGACGCAGTGAATCCGCTGGTTCCGGCGGCCGGAGGTGGTGTATAG
- a CDS encoding NADH-quinone oxidoreductase subunit N: MAFQLPTWMALGPTLAFALTGLLLLVIDSFSDSTNRGLLAGTATLGSLVAVGLSAWYLFAGTGAEPIRLYQNSLVVDTMSLFFAFVFASVTTLVCVASYDYMRDHTYQAEYYALVTLAATGMTLMAAANSLAVVFVSLELSSLPSFALVAILKKNRGSVEAGLKYFLIGALSSAIFVYGVSLVYGVTGSLLLPEIASGVGGTELTGVLGLGVLMMLGGFAYKTASVPFHFWAPEAYEGAPAPVSAFLSSASKAAGFAVAFRVFTVAFPVEELVTGATAGVDWVLAAQILAVVTMTLGNFAAATQDEVKRMLAYSSIGHAGYALIGLAALSGGNDQFVLGASMAHLLVYGFMNTGAFLFIALAEYWSVGRTFEDYNGLATQAPFACVAMTVFMFSLAGLPPFGGFVSKYFLFAAAVGAGFWWLAAVGAINSALSLYYYSRVVKAMWIEDSSGEFDIESKPVGLYAALAAAAVVTVLLLPGFGPVWQYATDAAAALVA; this comes from the coding sequence ATGGCGTTCCAACTTCCGACGTGGATGGCGCTCGGTCCGACGCTGGCGTTCGCACTGACGGGACTGCTCCTGTTGGTCATCGACAGTTTCTCGGACTCGACTAACCGCGGGCTGCTGGCCGGAACGGCGACCCTCGGGTCGCTCGTCGCGGTCGGTCTCTCGGCGTGGTACCTGTTCGCCGGCACGGGCGCGGAGCCGATTCGGCTCTACCAGAACTCGCTCGTCGTGGACACGATGAGCCTGTTCTTCGCGTTCGTGTTCGCCAGCGTGACCACGCTGGTCTGCGTCGCCAGCTACGACTACATGCGCGACCACACGTATCAGGCGGAGTACTACGCGCTCGTCACCCTCGCGGCGACGGGCATGACGCTGATGGCCGCCGCGAACAGTCTCGCGGTGGTGTTCGTCAGCCTCGAACTCTCCAGCCTGCCGTCGTTCGCGCTGGTCGCCATCCTGAAGAAGAACCGCGGGAGCGTCGAAGCCGGGTTGAAGTACTTCCTCATCGGCGCGCTCTCGTCGGCCATCTTCGTCTACGGCGTCAGCCTCGTCTACGGCGTCACCGGCTCGCTGCTGCTGCCCGAAATCGCCAGCGGCGTCGGCGGGACGGAGCTGACGGGCGTCCTCGGTCTCGGCGTGTTGATGATGCTGGGCGGGTTCGCGTACAAGACCGCGTCGGTCCCGTTCCACTTCTGGGCACCCGAGGCGTACGAGGGTGCACCCGCGCCCGTCTCGGCGTTCCTCTCGTCGGCTTCGAAGGCCGCCGGGTTCGCCGTTGCGTTCCGCGTGTTCACTGTCGCGTTCCCGGTCGAGGAACTCGTCACGGGCGCGACCGCGGGCGTGGACTGGGTCCTCGCGGCCCAGATTCTCGCTGTCGTGACGATGACGCTCGGTAACTTCGCGGCCGCGACCCAAGACGAGGTCAAGCGCATGCTCGCGTACTCGTCCATCGGGCACGCGGGCTACGCGCTCATCGGTCTCGCGGCGCTGTCGGGCGGTAACGACCAGTTCGTCCTCGGCGCGAGCATGGCCCACCTGCTCGTCTACGGGTTCATGAACACGGGCGCGTTCCTGTTCATCGCCCTCGCCGAGTACTGGTCTGTCGGCCGGACGTTCGAGGACTACAACGGTCTCGCCACGCAAGCGCCGTTCGCCTGCGTGGCCATGACCGTCTTCATGTTCAGCCTCGCGGGACTCCCGCCGTTCGGCGGCTTCGTGAGCAAGTACTTCCTGTTCGCGGCCGCCGTGGGCGCGGGCTTCTGGTGGCTCGCCGCCGTGGGTGCCATCAACAGCGCGCTGTCGCTGTACTACTACTCGCGGGTCGTGAAGGCGATGTGGATAGAGGACTCCTCGGGCGAGTTCGACATCGAGTCCAAGCCCGTGGGTCTCTACGCCGCGCTGGCCGCGGCCGCGGTCGTGACGGTGCTGCTGCTCCCCGGGTTCGGTCCGGTCTGGCAGTACGCCACCGACGCCGCGGCGGCGCTCGTGGCGTAG
- a CDS encoding CBS domain-containing protein, producing the protein MDVAVADGGTADGKPKVKDYMTRDVATVSPDATVDEVARRIVESDEHNGYPVCDGRRVEGFVSARDLLLADDREPIFKVMSKDLIVAHPDMNVNDAARVILRSGIQKLPVVDDAGNLVGIISNTDVIRSQIERATPEKVGKLMRTLESIHDTEVEQTRKEVPLDDLTPTQGKVYADELEGRTYELERGLAEPLVVIDAAPNSAGGDFLLADGHHRVMAADRLDVEEMDAYVILVDEDVELGMEKTAEKEGLDSLDDVTVVDYARHPLVETTKRLQ; encoded by the coding sequence ATGGACGTGGCCGTAGCGGACGGCGGGACTGCCGACGGCAAGCCGAAGGTCAAAGACTACATGACCCGCGACGTGGCGACGGTATCGCCCGACGCCACCGTGGACGAGGTCGCGCGTCGCATCGTCGAGAGCGACGAACACAACGGCTACCCCGTCTGTGACGGACGGCGGGTCGAGGGATTCGTCAGCGCGCGCGACCTCCTGCTCGCCGACGACCGCGAACCGATATTCAAGGTGATGAGCAAGGACCTCATCGTGGCCCACCCCGACATGAACGTGAACGACGCCGCGCGCGTCATCCTCCGGTCGGGCATCCAGAAACTCCCCGTGGTGGACGACGCGGGCAACCTCGTGGGCATCATCTCCAACACCGACGTGATTCGCTCCCAGATAGAGCGAGCGACGCCCGAGAAGGTCGGTAAACTCATGCGGACCCTCGAATCCATCCACGACACCGAGGTCGAACAGACCCGCAAGGAGGTCCCGCTAGACGACCTCACCCCGACGCAGGGGAAGGTCTACGCCGACGAGTTGGAGGGCCGGACCTACGAACTCGAACGCGGACTGGCCGAACCGCTCGTCGTGATAGACGCCGCGCCGAACAGCGCCGGCGGCGACTTCCTGCTGGCCGACGGCCACCACCGCGTGATGGCGGCCGACAGACTCGACGTCGAGGAGATGGACGCCTACGTCATCCTCGTGGACGAGGACGTGGAACTCGGGATGGAGAAGACCGCCGAGAAGGAGGGTCTCGACTCGCTGGACGACGTGACGGTCGTGGACTACGCTCGCCACCCCCTCGTGGAGACGACGAAGCGATTGCAATAG